A part of Saccharomyces cerevisiae S288C chromosome XIV, complete sequence genomic DNA contains:
- the ALP1 gene encoding arginine permease ALP1 (Arginine transporter; expression is normally very low and it is unclear what conditions would induce significant expression; ALP1 has a paralog, CAN1, that arose from the whole genome duplication), translating to MDETVNIQMSKEGQYEINSSSIIKEEEFVDEQYSGENVTKAITTERKVEDDAAKETESSPQERREVKRKLKQRHIGMIALGGTIGTGLIIGIGPPLAHAGPVGALISYLFMGTVIYSVTQSLGEMVTFIPVTSSFSVFAQRFLSPALGATNGYMYWLSWCFTFALELSVLGKVIQYWTEAVPLAAWIVIFWCLLTSMNMFPVKYYGEFEFCIASIKVIALLGFIIFSFCVVCGAGQSDGPIGFRYWRNPGAWGPGIISSDKNEGRFLGWVSSLINAAFTYQGTELVGITAGEAANPRKALPRAIKKVVVRILVFYILSLFFIGLLVPYNDPKLDSDGIFVSSSPFMISIENSGTKVLPDIFNAVVLITILSAGNSNVYIGSRVLYSLSKNSLAPRFLSNVTRGGVPYFSVLSTSVFGFLAFLEVSAGSGKAFNWLLNITGVAGFFAWLLISFSHIRFMQAIRKRGISRDDLPYKAQMMPFLAYYASFFIALIVLIQGFTAFAPTFQPIDFVAAYISIFLFLAIWLSFQVWFKCRLLWKLQDIDIDSDRRQIEELVWIEPECKTRWQRVWDVLS from the coding sequence ATGGATGAAACTGTGAACATACAAATGTCCAAGGAAGGTCAGTATGAAATCAATTCTAGCTCTATAATAAAAGAGGAGGAGTTTGTAGATGAACAATATTCTGGGGAGAACGTTACGAAGGCCATCACCACAGAGAGAAAAGTCGAGGATGATGCTGCTAAGGAAACAGAGAGCTCACcacaagaaagaagagagGTGAAGCGGAAGTTAAAGCAGCGGCATATAGGGATGATTGCTCTCGGCGGCACCATTGGGACGGGCCTCATAATTGGTATTGGTCCGCCATTGGCACACGCCGGCCCTGTTGGTGCCTTGATATCGTATTTATTTATGGGGACAGTGATTTACTCCGTTACACAATCGTTAGGAGAGATGGTCACTTTTATCCCGGTTacatcttcattttctgtcTTCGCCCAAAGATTTCTGTCGCCAGCGCTGGGAGCGACTAACGGATATATGTACTGGCTGTCGTGGTGTTTCACCTTCGCACTGGAACTATCCGTTTTGGGGAAAGTTATTCAGTACTGGACAGAAGCAGTGCCTCTAGCGGCTTGGATCGTGATCTTTTGGTGCCTGTTAACTTCAATGAACATGTTTCCCGTAAAGTATTACGGAGAATTTGAGTTTTGTATTGCCTCCATAAAGGTCATCGCGTTGCTCggttttatcattttctcATTCTGTGTTGTGTGTGGTGCGGGACAATCTGATGGACCCATCGGTTTCAGGTACTGGAGAAATCCAGGAGCCTGGGGGCCTGGCATTATCTCCAGTGATAAAAATGAGGGCCGTTTTCTCGGATGGGTTTCCTCTTTGATTAATGCTGCATTTACGTACCAAGGTACTGAACTGGTTGGGATAACCGCTGGTGAAGCGGCTAACCCAAGAAAAGCTCTCCCGAGGGCAATAAAGAAAGTTGTAGTGAGGATTCTAGTCTTTTACATTCTTTCACTATTTTTCATTGGCCTTTTGGTCCCATATAATGACCCAAAGTTGGATAGTGACGGTATATTTGTCTCTTCATCGCCCTTTATGATAAGCATTGAGAATTCAGGCACAAAAGTTCTCCCAGATATATTTAACGCGGTCGTGCTAATCACCATTCTTTCCGCAGGTAACTCTAATGTGTACATTGGCTCAAGAGTACTGTATAGTCTGTCTAAAAATAGCTTGGCGCCAAGGTTCTTGTCTAACGTGACCAGAGGTGGTGTTCCATACTTTTCTGTTCTATCTACATCCGTGTTCGGATTTTTGGCTTTCTTAGAGGTTTCTGCAGGCAGCGGCAAGGCCTTTAACTGGTTATTGAACATAACTGGTGTGGCCGGTTTCTTTGCCTGgcttttgatttcattttctcATATCCGTTTCATGCAAGCCATAAGGAAACGTGGTATATCGAGGGATGACTTACCTTATAAAGCTCAAATGATGCCTTTTTTGGCATATTATGCATCTTTTTTCATCGCTCTAATTGTTCTGATCCAGGGCTTCACCGCTTTCGCACCTACTTTTCAGCCTATAGACTTTGTCGCTGCATATATATCAATATTCCTATTTTTGGCCATATGGTTATCATTCCAAGTTTGGTTTAAGTGCCGCTTACTCTGGAAGCTGCAGGATATCGATATCGATTCTGACCGCCGGCAAATAGAGGAGTTGGTATGGATAGAGCCAGAATGTAAAACAAGGTGGCAACGAGTTTGGGATGTCCTTTCATAA
- the BSC4 gene encoding Bsc4p (hypothetical protein; protein-coding gene that evolved de novo via a series of point mutations in noncoding sequence; ORF exhibits genomic organization compatible with a translational readthrough-dependent mode of expression; readthrough is increased upon depletion of Sup35p; may be involved in DNA repair pathway during stationary phase and contribute to robustness of cells when shifted to a nutrient-poor environment), producing MSIVLRKSNKKNKNCITSKFYTIHIIKISTPVFRAPIAIGESPYVEWSCLQVVFRKDMVTKKTTFAQLITRLNHFLCQALKRRDSKTYILCRTAVFGAMTPFSPRKSHINNKLPMQPRKKKIVIIYVVRFH from the coding sequence ATGTCTATTGTGCTACGGAAGagtaacaaaaaaaacaaaaactgCATAACAAGCAAGTTTTATACAATACACattataaaaatttctaCTCCGGTGTTCCGAGCTCCCATTGCCATTGGAGAAAGCCCTTATGTGGAGTGGAGCTGCCTACAGGTTGTTTTCAGGAAAGACATGGTTACAAAAAAGACGACATTCGCCCAACTTATCACTCGCTTGAACCACTTTTTATGCCAAGCCCTTAAACGCCGCGACTCAAAAACATACATACTGTGCCGCACGGCAGTTTTTGGCGCTATGACACCCTTTTCCCCAAGAAAATCGCATATTAACAACAAATTACCCATGCAACccaggaaaaaaaaaatagtcaTTATATACGTAGTGCGCTTTCATTGA
- the LYP1 gene encoding lysine permease (Lysine permease; one of three amino acid permeases (Alp1p, Can1p, Lyp1p) responsible for uptake of cationic amino acids; broad substrate specificity when overexpressed in a strain severely deficient for the uptake of amino acids; predominantly located in the plasma membrane during exponential growth): MGRFSNIITSNKWDEKQNNIGEQSMQELPEDQIEHEMEAIDPSNKTTPYSIDEKQYNTKKKHGSLQGGAIADVNSITNSLTRLQVVSHETDINEDEEEAHYEDKHVKRALKQRHIGMIALGGTIGTGLFVGISTPLSNAGPVGSLIAYIFMGTIVYFVTQSLGEMATFIPVTSSITVFSKRFLSPAFGVSNGYMYWFNWAITYAVEVSVIGQVIEYWTDKVPLAAWIAIFWVIITLMNFFPVKVYGEFEFWVASVKVLAIMGYLIYALIIVCGGSHQGPIGFRYWRNPGAWGPGIISSDKSEGRFLGWVSSLINAAFTYQGTELVGITAGEAANPRKTVPRAINKVVFRIVLFYIMSLFFIGLLVPYNDSRLSASSAVIASSPFVISIQNAGTYALPDIFNAVVLITVVSAANSNVYVGSRVLYSLARTGNAPKQFGYVTRQGVPYLGVVCTAALGLLAFLVVNNNANTAFNWLINISTLAGLCAWLFISLAHIRFMQALKHRGISRDDLPFKAKLMPYGAYYAAFFVTVIIFIQGFQAFCPFKVSEFFTSYISLILLAVVFIGCQIYYKCRFIWKLEDIDIDSDRREIEAIIWEDDEPKNLWEKFWAAVA; the protein is encoded by the coding sequence atgggCAGGTTTAGTAACATAATAACGTCCAATAAATGGGACGAGAAACAAAACAACATTGGCGAACAGAGCATGCAGGAATTACCAGAAGACCAGATAGAACATGAGATGGAAGCAATAGATCCAAGTAATAAGACGACCCCATACTCTATTGATGAGAAACAGTACAAcacaaaaaagaagcatGGGTCATTGCAAGGTGGCGCAATTGCTGATGTAAATTCGATAACTAATTCGTTAACAAGATTGCAAGTTGTCTCTCATGAAACAGATATTAAcgaggatgaagaagaagccCACTATGAGGATAAACACGTGAAGAGAGCCTTGAAGCAAAGACACATTGGTATGATTGCACTAGGTGGTACAATCGGTACTGGTCTTTTCGTTGGTATCTCCACTCCCTTGAGTAATGCTGGCCCTGTGGGGTCCCTGATTGCTTACATTTTCATGGGCACCATTGTCTACTTCGTTACCCAGTCACTTGGTGAGATGGCTACGTTTATCCCCGTGACATCATCTATCACTGTCTTTTCGAAGAGGTTCTTATCACCTGCATTCGGTGTTTCTAACGGCTACATGTACTGGTTCAATTGGGCTATTACTTATGCTGTGGAGGTTTCTGTCATTGGCCAAGTTATTGAATACTGGACAGATAAAGTTCCATTAGCGGCCTGGATTGCGATATTCTGGGTAATTATTActttgatgaattttttcccTGTCAAAGTTTATGGTGAATTTGAGTTCTGGGTGGCCTCTGTTAAAGTTTTAGCCATTATGGGTTACTTGATATATGCTTTGATTATTGTCTGCGGTGGATCCCACCAGGGCCCTATCGGTTTCAGGTACTGGAGAAATCCAGGAGCCTGGGGGCCAGGCATCATCTCCAGTGATAAAAGTGAAGGCCGTTTTCTCGGATGGGTCTCCTCCTTGATTAATGCTGCATTTACGTACCAAGGTACTGAACTGGTTGGGATCACCGCTGGTGAAGCGGCTAACCCAAGAAAGACCGTTCCAAGAGCTATCAATAAAGTCGTCTTTAGAATCGTACTATTCTATATTATGTCTTTGTTCTTTATTGGTCTACTGGTTCCATACAACGATTCCCGTTTATCTGCTAGTTCTGCTGTTATTGCATCATCACCCTTCGTTATTTCCATTCAAAACGCTGGTACTTATGCTCTTCCAGATATTTTCAACGCCGTGGTGTTGATTACTGTTGTATCTGCCGCTAATTCGAATGTTTACGTTGGTTCCCGTGTTCTTTACTCTTTAGCTAGGACTGGTAACGCACCAAAGCAATTTGGATACGTCACCAGACAGGGTGTTCCATATCTCGGTGTTGTTTGCACTGCTGCATTGGGTCTTTTGGCATTCCTGGTTGTCAATAACAATGCAAACACTGCATTTAACTGGTTGATCAACATTTCCACTTTGGCTGGGTTATGCGCCTGGTTATTCATCTCTTTGGCACATATTAGGTTCATGCAAGCTTTAAAGCACCGTGGTATTTCTCGTGATGATCTGCCCTTCAAGGCCAAATTGATGCCTTATGGTGCCTACTACGCAGCCTTTTTTGTCACCGTCATCATATTCATCCAAGGGTTCCAAGCGTTCTGTCCGTTCAAAGTTTCTGAGTTTTTCACATCTTACATCTCCTTGATTCTTTTAGCCGTTGTGTTCATTGGTTGCCAGATATACTACAAATGCAGATTTATTTGGAAGCTAGAAGATATTGACATCGATTCCGACAGAAGAGAAATCGAAGCAATTATTTGGGAAGACGACGAGCCTAAGAATTTATGGGAGAAATTCTGGGCTGCTGTTGCATAG
- the PIK1 gene encoding 1-phosphatidylinositol 4-kinase (Phosphatidylinositol 4-kinase; catalyzes the first step in the biosynthesis of phosphatidylinositol-4,5-biphosphate; may control cytokinesis through the actin cytoskeleton; required for autophagosome formation during autophagy and for lipophagy in both stationary phase cells and during nitrogen starvation; may control nonselective autophagy and mitophagy through trafficking of Atg9p; localizes to the nucleus and to the trans-Golgi network): MHKASSSKKSFDDTIELKKNEQLLKLINSSEFTLHNCVELLCKHSENIGIHYYLCQKLATFPHSELQFYIPQLVQVLVTMETESMALEDLLLRLRAENPHFALLTFWQLQALLTDLSTDPASYGFQVARRVLNNLQTNLFNTSSGSDKNVKIHENVAPALVLSSMIMSAIAFPQLSEVTKPLVESQGRRQKAFVFKLARSAMKDFTKNMTLKNTLLNKKTSRSKRVSSNRSSTPTSPIDLIDPIKTKEDASFRKSRHSEVKLDFDIVDDIGNQVFEERISSSIKLPKRKPKYLDNSYVHRTYDGKNINRDGSISNTAKALDGNKGDYISPKGRNDENNEIGNNEDETGGETEEDADALNSDHFTSSMPDLHNIQPRTSSASSASLEGTPKLNRTNSQPLSRQAFKNSKKANSSLSQEIDLSQLSTTSKIKMLKANYFRCETQFAIALETISQRLARVPTEARLSALRAELFLLNRDLPAEVDIPTLLPPNKKGKLHKLVTITANEAQVLNSAEKVPYLLLIEYLRDEFDFDPTSETNERLLKKISGNQGGLIFDLNYMNRKENNENRNESTLTSNNTRSSVYDSNSFNNGASRNEGLSSTSRSDSASTAHVRTEVNKEEDLGDMSMVKVRNRTDDEAYRNALVIQSAANVPILPDDSQDRSPELNFGSNLDEVLIENGINSKNIHSQTDALADQMRVSAVMLAQLDKSPQQLSESTKQIRAQIISSMKEVQDKFGYHDLEALHGMAGERKLENDLMTGGIDTSYLGEDWATKKERIRKTSEYGHFENWDLCSVIAKTGDDLRQEAFAYQMIQAMANIWVKEKVDVWVKRMKILITSANTGLVETITNAMSVHSIKKALTKKMIEDAELDDKGGIASLNDHFLRAFGNPNGFKYRRAQDNFASSLAAYSVICYLLQVKDRHNGNIMIDNEGHVSHIDFGFMLSNSPGSVGFEAAPFKLTYEYIELLGGVEGEAFKKFVELTKSSFKALRKYADQIVSMCEIMQKDNMQPCFDAGEQTSVQLRQRFQLDLSEKEVDDFVENFLIGKSLGSIYTRIYDQFQLITQGIYS; encoded by the coding sequence ATGCATAAAGCATCCAGTTCAAAGAAAAGCTTTGATGATACTATtgaactaaaaaaaaatgaacaatTACTGAAACTGATCAACTCTAGTGAATTCACCCTTCACAATTGTGTGGAGTTACTGTGCAAACACTCCGAAAATATTGGTATACATTACTATTTATGTCAGAAATTGGCCACATTTCCTCACAGCGAACTACAGTTCTATATTCCCCAACTAGTACAGGTCCTCGTCACCATGGAGACAGAATCAATGGCTTTAGAAGATTTACTATTAAGGTTGAGGGCGGAAAACCCTCATTTTGCACTACTGACGTTTTGGCAGTTACAAGCGTTACTAACGGATTTATCTACTGACCCCGCTTCTTATGGCTTCCAAGTGGCTAGAAGAGTCTTAAACAACTTACAAACCAATCTCTTTAACACAAGTTCAGGTAGCGataaaaatgttaaaaTACATGAAAACGTTGCACCGGCCTTAGTTCTTTCCTCTATGATAATGTCGGCTATAGCATTCCCCCAATTAAGCGAAGTGACCAAACCATTAGTGGAATCTCAAGGTAGAAGACAAAAAGCTTTCGTTTTTAAGTTGGCTAGAAGTGCAATGAAAGATTTTACCAAGAACATGACCTTGAAAAATACCCTACTAAACAAGAAAACTTCCAGATCCAAAAGAGTTAGCTCAAATCGCAGTTCAACTCCGACTTCTCCAATAGATTTAATAGATCCAATAAAAACTAAAGAAGATGCATCCTTCAGGAAATCCAGACATAGTGAGGTAAAATTGGATTTCGACATTGTGGATGATATAGGTAACCAGgtctttgaagaaagaatcTCATCTTCAATCAAACTCCCAAAACGTAAACCTAAGTATTTGGATAATTCATACGTTCATAGGACATATGATGgcaaaaatataaacaggGACGGAAGCATTTCAAATACCGCAAAGGCTCTCGATGGAAATAAAGGTGATTATATTTCTCCAAAGGGACgtaatgatgaaaataatgagaTTGGTaacaatgaagatgaaactGGTGGTGAAACGGAGGAGGACGCGGACGCTTTAAACTCTGATCACTTCACCAGTTCTATGCCAGATCTGCATAATATTCAACCAAGGACTTCTTCTGCTTCATCTGCTTCTTTAGAAGGGACACCTAAGTTAAACAGGACCAATTCCCAACCCCTTTCGCGCCAGGCATTCAAAAACAGTAAAAAAGcgaattcttctttgagTCAAGAAATTGACTTGTCGCAATTATCGACcacttcaaaaataaaaatgttaaaaGCAAATTATTTTCGTTGCGAGACACAATTTGCCATTGCGCTAGAAACAATATCTCAAAGGCTAGCTCGAGTACCGACAGAAGCTAGATTGAGTGCCTTACGAGCCGAGTTGTTTCTATTAAACAGGGACCTACCAGCGGAAGTAGATATCCCCACTTTATTGCCtccaaataaaaaaggaaagttACATAAATTAGTGACCATTACTGCTAATGAGGCACAAGTTTTGAACTCTGCAGAAAAAGTTCCATATTTACTCCTGATAGAATACTTGAGAGAcgaatttgattttgaccCAACAAGTGAAACCAATGAAAGATTATTAAAGAAGATCAGTGGTAATCAGGGAGGcttgatatttgatttaaATTACATgaatagaaaagaaaacaacgAAAATAGAAATGAAAGTACTCTTACTAGCAACAACACTCGATCTTCGGTATATGATAGTAACTCGTTCAACAACGGGGCCTCCCGCAATGAAGGTCTATCCAGTACCTCAAGAAGTGATTCAGCGTCCACAGCTCATGTTAGGACTGAAGTCAATAAAGAGGAAGATTTAGGTGATATGTCAATGGTAAAAGTCAGGAACAGAACGGATGACGAAGCGTATAGAAATGCTTTAGTAATACAGAGTGCCGCAAATGTTCCAATTTTACCTGATGATAGTCAAGACAGAAGCCCAGAGTTGAACTTTGGCTCAAACTTGGACGAAGTACTCATCGAGAATGGAATTAATAgcaaaaatatacatagCCAAACTGACGCTTTAGCAGACCAGATGAGAGTTTCAGCTGTTATGTTAGCACAATTGGATAAGTCGCCACAACAGTTATCAGAAAGTACCAAACAAATCCGCGCTCAAATTATTTCATCAATGAAGGAGGTGCAGGATAAATTTGGTTACCATGATTTGGAAGCCCTTCATGGAATGGCAGGTGAGagaaaattggaaaacGATTTAATGACGGGTGGTATTGACACTTCATATCTAGGTGAAGATTGGGCTACCAAGAAAGAGAGGATACGTAAAACTTCGGAATATGGCCATTTCGAAAACTGGGATTTATGTTCTGTAATCGCCAAGACGGGTGATGATTTGAGACAGGAGGCGTTTGCATACCAGATGATTCAAGCGATGGCCAATATTTgggttaaagaaaaagttgacGTTTGGGttaaaagaatgaaaattttaattaCTAGTGCGAATACGGGACTTGTGGAGACCATCACAAATGCTATGTCTGTGCATAGTATTAAAAAGGCTTtaaccaaaaaaatgattgaaGATGCAGAACTAGATGACAAGGGTGGTATTGCCTCTTTGAATGATCACTTCCTTAGAGCTTTTGGTAATCCTAATGGATTTAAGTATAGAAGAGCACAAGACAACTTTGCTTCTTCGTTAGCCGCATATTCTGTCATTTGCTATCTCTTGCAGGTTAAAGATAGACACAACGGTAACATTATGATCGATAACGAAGGCCATGTAAGTCACATCGATTTTGGATTTATGCTATCAAATTCACCCGGCTCAGTGGGCTTTGAGGCCGCACCATTCAAATTAACTTACGAATATATTGAACTGCTAGGCGGAGTAGAGGGAGAAGCGTTTAAAAAGTTTGTTGAACTAACTAAAAGTTCGTTCAAGGCTCTGAGAAAGTATGCTGATCAAATCGTATCAATGTGTGAGATTATGCAAAAGGACAATATGCAGCCTTGTTTCGATGCTGGCGAACAAACAAGTGTACAACTACGACAAAGGTTCCAATTGGACTTAtcagaaaaagaagttgatgaCTTCGTagaaaatttcttgataGGTAAATCTTTGGGTAGTATTTACACCAGAATATACGACCAATTTCAACTTATTACACAGGGTATATATAGCTGA
- the IST1 gene encoding Ist1p (Protein involved in recycling of membrane transporters from endosome to plasma membrane; plays a role in the multivesicular body sorting pathway; functions and forms a complex with Did2p; recruitment to endosomes is mediated by the Vps2p-Vps24p subcomplex of ESCRT-III; also interacts with Vps4p) → MAPSMIPFTIKLKTCLKMCIQRLRYAQEKQQAIAKQSRRQVAQLLLTNKEQKAHYRVETLIHDDIHIELLEILELYCELLLARVQVINDISTEEQLVKEHMDDGINEAIRSLIYAILFVDEVKELSQLKDLMAWKINVEFVNGVIADHIDVPEKIIKKCSPSVPKEELVDLYLKEIAKTYDVPYSKLENSLSSSSSNISSDFSDPSGDIEDNDEEKPILALDNDDNDNADAKHPITVKKPRQNSENIKNELKIPKDIKKEVIEKKQSEKKTTKRKTKKEQENDELDELKKRFDALRRK, encoded by the exons ATGGCTCCGTCAATGATTCCGTTCACT ATCAAGCTTAAAACATGCCTGAAAATGTGTATTCAAAGGTTAAGATATGCTCAAGAAAAGCAACAGGCGATTGCAAAGCAGTCTCGAAGACAGGTTGCACAACTGTTACTGACAAATAAAGAACAGAAGGCGCATTATCGTGTGGAGACGCTAATTCATGACGATATTCATATTGAGCTACTAGAGATATTGGAACTATATTGTGAATTACTACTGGCTAGAGTGCAGGTAATAAACGATATCTCCACCGAGGAACAGCTTGTCAAAGAGCATATGGATGATGGTATTAACGAAGCTATCAGATCCCTAATCTATGCGATTCTTTTCGTTGATGAAGTCAAAGAACTTAGCCAATTGAAAGATTTGATGGCCTGGAAAATAAACGTTGAGTTTGTTAATGGAGTAATAGCAGATCATATCGATGTCCCTGAAAagattataaaaaaatgctcTCCCTCAGttccaaaagaagaactagTTGATCTTTATTTGAAGGAAATCGCGAAAACATACGATGTGCCATATAGTAAGCTGGAGAATTCCTTATCTTCGTCGTCTTCTAACATTTCTTCAGACTTTAGTGACCCCTCGGGAGATATCGAGGATAATGACGAAGAAAAGCCTATTTTAGCCTTAGATAATGACGATAATGACAATGCAGATGCTAAACACCCTATCACTGTTAAAAAGCCTAGGCAGAATAgtgaaaatatcaagaacGAGCTCAAGATTCCGAAAGATATCAAAAAGGAAGTGAtcgaaaagaaacaatcagaaaagaaaactacaaaaagaaagactAAGAAGGagcaagaaaatgatgaactAGATGAGTTGAAGAAACGGTTTGACGCTTTACGCAGAAAATAA
- the PDR17 gene encoding phosphatidylinositol transporter (Phosphatidylinositol transfer protein (PITP); downregulates Plb1p-mediated turnover of phosphatidylcholine; forms a complex with Psd2p which appears essential for maintenance of vacuolar PE levels; found in the cytosol and microsomes; homologous to Pdr16p; deletion affects phospholipid composition) has product MGLFSRKRDHTPAVPKEKLIPCDKIFLDPPAKYGNAPLLEPISEDQNEKYRAVLRHFQDDDLKLPENLNDLDNGTHANDRPLSDWEKFWLSRECFLRYLRANKWNTANAIKGLTKTLVWRREIGLTHGKEDKDPLTADKVAVENETGKQVILGFDNAKRPLYYMKNGRQNTESSFRQVQELVYMMETATTVAPQGVEKITVLVDFKSYKEPGIITDKAPPISIARMCLNVMQDHYPERLAKCVLINIPWFAWAFLKMMYPFLDPATKAKAIFDEPFENHIEPSQLDALYNGLLDFKYKHEVYWPDMVKKVDDLRLKRFDRFLKFGGIVGLSEYDTKGQHDELKYPVDMVI; this is encoded by the coding sequence atgggtcttttttcaagaaaacgGGACCATACGCCTGCTGTGCCTAAAGAGAAACTTATTCCATGTGATAAGATATTCTTGGACCCTCCTGCCAAGTATGGTAACGCACCTCTACTGGAACCCATCTCCGAAGATCAAAACGAAAAATATAGAGCTGTCTTACGACATTTTCAAGATGATGATCTGAAATTACCAGAAAATCTCAATGACCTTGACAATGGGACACATGCCAATGACAGACCCTTGAGTGATTGGGAGAAGTTTTGGCTTTCTAGGGAGTGTTTTCTAAGATACCTAAGAGCCAATAAATGGAACACCGCGAACGCCATAAAAGGTCTCACCAAAACCTTGGTATGGAGGAGAGAAATTGGACTTACACATGGTAAGGAGGACAAAGACCCTTTAACAGCTGACAAAGTTGCCGTTGAGAACGAAACTGGTAAACAGGTTATTTTGGGCTTTGACAACGCTAAAAGACCTCTATACTACATGAAAAATGGTCGTCAAAACACAGAATCTTCCTTTAGACAAGTCCAAGAATTAGTCTACATGATGGAAACTGCGACAACTGTAGCTCCCCAAGGTGTAGAAAAGATCACAGTCTTGGTagatttcaaaagttaTAAAGAACCTGGTATTATCACTGATAAAGCTCCACCCATCTCTATTGCTAGGATGTGTTTGAACGTCATGCAAGATCATTACCCTGAAAGGTTAGCTAAGTGTGTCCTGATCAATATCCCATGGTTTGCGTGGgcttttttgaagatgatgtATCCGTTCCTTGACCCTGCCACTAAGGCGAAGGCTATCTTTGACGAACCATTTGAAAACCACATAGAGCCATCTCAACTAGATGCTCTATACAATGGTCTGTTAGACTTCAAGTATAAACATGAAGTCTATTGGCCAGATATGGTTAAGAAAGTTGACGATTTACGATTGAAACGTTTTGATAGATTTTTAAAGTTTGGAGGCATTGTCGGATTAAGTGAATATGACACCAAGGGCCAACATGACGAATTAAAATATCCTGTTGATATGGTCATTTGA